One segment of Cardiocondyla obscurior isolate alpha-2009 linkage group LG13, Cobs3.1, whole genome shotgun sequence DNA contains the following:
- the Taf5 gene encoding transcription initiation factor TFIID subunit 5, whose protein sequence is MDNDKSTMLAVLQLLKKYNLKGTEELFRREANLTDISIDEAQSDSDVTSVLSAYKSEGDPAHYEKAYSELKKFVEGALDIYKHELGTILYPVLVHMYLELVYNNHSKEAKQLMEKFSGNLEEYYQDDLKRLSNVTKREQMAGNELTDTFKSNQFIIRMSRDTLSILKRHLQEKKHSVLLNIIQEHLYFDMYEGVARNKQQIEATSGAMVGEATRQDNKAKVYYGLLKEPDIQCVPPAEEEEDDTGGGDGDKPKKKKAKKDPLFSKKTKSDPNAPPVGRMSLPNLKDADKLEKIKALREASKRVILGPDTLPSICFYTMLNTAYTVTAAEVAEDSSLLATGFSDSGIKVWSLVPQKLRLMKTGENLQEISRDADDVLVRMMDERTSETARNLYGHNGPIYSLSFSPDRNLLLSSSEDTTIRLWSLHTWTCVVCYKGHLFPVWCVKFSSHGYYFASASNDKTARLWATDSHQPLRIFAGHYSDVDVIQFHPNSNYVASGSSDMTVRLWDCVTGSQVRLMTGHKGPIFSLAFSTEGRFLASAGADHRVLMWDLAHGHLVAALSGHTANVHCLSFSRDGNILVSGSLDYTLRLWDFTKLAEEMSLEDVNVSHNPDVKTNSESYLLRTFATKNTSVLALHFSRRNLLLGVGMFDSG, encoded by the exons ATGGATAACGACAAGAGTACCATGCTCGCTGTTTTGCAGCTGTTGAAGAAGTATAATTTAAAG GGCACCGAAGAGTTATTTAGAAGAGAAGCTAATCTTACCGATATCTCAATTGATGAGGCTCAATCTGATTCTGACGTAACCAGCGTTCTTTCAGCTTACAAAAGTGAAGGAGATCCTGCTCATTATGAGAAAGCATACAGCGAATTAAAGAAGTTTGTAGAAGGAGctttagatatttataaa CATGAATTGGGAACAATATTGTATCCAGTTTTGGTGCATATGTATCTGGAATTAGTTTATAATAATCACTCTAAAGAAGCAAAGCAACTCATGGAAAAGTTTAGTGGAAACTTGGAAGAATATTATCAAGATGACTTAAAAAGATTATCTAATGTAACAAAACGAGAACAAATGGCAGGGAATGAATTAACTGacacttttaa ATCAAATCAGTTTATAATCAGAATGTCAAGGGATACTCTTTCGATATTAAAACGAcatttgcaagaaaaaaaacatagcgTTTTACTGAATATCATACAGGAGCATCTTTATTTTGATATGTATGAAGGTGTTGCTCGCAATAAACAACAGATAGAAGCAACATCTGGAGCTATGGTAGGAGAGGCTACTAGAcaag ATAACAAGGCCAAAGTCTATTATGGACTCTTAAAGGAACCTGATATTCAGTGTGTACCGCCAGCTGAAGAAGAGGAGGATGACACAGGTGGTGGAGATGGTGATaaaccaaagaaaaaaaaggctaAAAAAGATccattattttcaaagaaaactAAATCTGATCCGAATGCACCACCAGTGGGCAGAATGTCGTTACCTAATCT aaaagatgcggataaattagaaaaaatcaAGGCGTTGAGAGAAGCGTCGAAAAGAGTTATTCTCGGACCTGATACATTACCGTCTATATGTTTTTATACAATGTTAAACACTGCCTATAC tgTAACAGCAGCGGAAGTGGCGGAAGACTCAAGTTTATTAGCTACCGGATTTAGTGATTCTGGTATTAAAGTATGGAGTTTAGTTCCACAAAAACTGAGATTGATGAAAACGGGAGAAAATCTGCAAGAAATTAGCAGAGATGCAg atGACGTATTAGTTAGAATGATGGATGAACGAACATCTGAAACTGCGAGAAATCTCTATGGTCATAATGGGCCAATTTATAGCCTTTCATTCAGTCCAGATAGAAATTTACTGCTTTCGTCATCAGAGGATACtacaa taaGACTGTGGTCACTACACACGTGGACATGTGTCGTCTGTTACAAAGGCCATTTATTTCCCGTATGGTGTGTAAAATTTTCATCGCATGgttattattttgcaagtGCCTCGAACGACAAAACTGCCAGATTATGGGCCACTGATTCTCATCAGCCATTGCGAATATTTGCTGGGCATTACTCGGATGTTGAT gTAATTCAGTTTCATCCAAATTCGAATTATGTCGCGAGTGGTTCAAGCGATATGACCGTGAGATTGTGGGATTGCGTAACTGGCAGTCAAGTCCGATTAATGACTGGACATAAAGGGccaattttttctttggctTTTTCAACAGAGGGTCGATTTTTAGCTTCAGCTGGAGCAGATCATCGAGTGCTCATGTGGGATTTGGCACACGGTCACCTCGTTGCAGCCTTATCTGGCCATACGGCTAATGTGCACTGCTTATCATTTAGTCGAGACGGCAATATTCTAGTTTcag GTTCCTTAGACTATACATTGAGATTATgggattttacaaaattagcGGAAGAAATGAGCCTGGAAGACGTCAATGTATCGCACAACCCAGATGTGAAAACTAACTCAGAATCTTATTTACTACGTACCTTTGCTACCAAGAATACGTCTGTTCTGGCATTACATTTTTCACGTAGAAATTTATTGCTTGGTGTTGGCATGTTCGACTCGGGATAA